The Eschrichtius robustus isolate mEscRob2 chromosome 16, mEscRob2.pri, whole genome shotgun sequence DNA segment TCCTGCCTTCTTCCACCTTTAGAAAATCCAAGTGCTCAGAGGCCCTGGGCCACGTTCCCAAGTGTGGGGCCCCAGGAGGCATTGTCTGAGGACAAGGAGCCTTTGAACCCAGAGTCAAGTCCTCCGACCCAGAGCCCAGCCAGGCTGGCTTTCCCAGAGATGCCCGGCGTCATCGCAGActaccccacttgccgcagcttcAGCACCTTCCTGAGCCAGTCCTCAGGCCCTGGAGAGCTTGACTCAGACTCACAGCTGGCCGAACACCTGGGGGAAGTGGACTCCGGCATCCCCGCCGCCCCCCAGCAACCTGCACCGCCCGCCGCACTCCAGCCTGAGCCAGAAACGTGGGAGCAGATCCTGCGCCAGAGCGTCCTCCAGTGCAGGGCGGCCCCGGGCCCTGCCTCGGCCCCCAGCAGTGGCTACCGGGAGTTTGTGCAGGCGGTGAAGCAGGGCGGTGCCCAGGACAGCGGGCTGGAGGGCTTTGGCCCTTGTGGAGAGGCTGGCTACAAGGCCTTCTCCAGCTTGCTCGCTGGCAGCGCTAGCCGCCCGGGGACATCTGGGGTTGAGCccagcagtggggaggggggctACAAGCCCTTCCAGAGCCTCACTCCTGGCTGCCCCGGAGCCCCTGCCCCAGTCCCCGTCCCCCTGTTCACCTTTGGACTGGACGTGGAGCCCCCTCACAGCCCTCACGACTCACTCCTCCCAGGCAGCACCCCAGAGTGCCCTGGTTTGGAGCCAGTGGtcaagggagaagacagccagaaGGCCCCGCTATCCCCGGAGCCGGCCACAGACCCCCTCAGGGATGACCTGGGCAATGGCGTTGTCTACTCAGCCCTCACCTGCCACCTGTGTGGCCACCTGAAGCAATGCCACGGCCAGGAGGAACGTGGCAAGGCCCACGTCGAGGCCAGCCCCTGCTGTGGCTGCTGCCGTGGGGACGGGTCCTCACCCCCGGTGAGCCCCCTGAGGGCCCTGGATGCCCAGCTTGGTGGGGCTCCACTGGAGGCCAGCCTCCCCCCCGCCTCCCTAGCACCCTTGGGTGTCTCAGAGGAGGGTAAGCCCCCCCTGTTCTTCCAAACTGCCCCCGACAATGCTCAGAGCTCAAGCCAGACCTCCACAGTGGTGGCCATGCTCTCCCCAGGGC contains these protein-coding regions:
- the IL4R gene encoding interleukin-4 receptor subunit alpha isoform X3 — its product is MFRIYNVTYMGPTLRFAASTLKSGASYSAQVKAWAQSYNSTWSEWSPSVKWLNYYEATLEQRLPLGVSISCVVILAVCLSCYVSIIKIKKEWWDQIPNPAHSPLVAVVIQDSQVSLWGKRSQGQEPAKCPHWKTCLAKLLPCLLEHGMERDEDSSKPARNEPFQCPGKVAWHPMEVNKTILWPESISLVRCVELFEAQVENEEEEVEEDKGSFCPSPDSSGGSFQEGREGIAARLTESLFLDLLGGEDGGFSPQGLEESCLLPPLENPSAQRPWATFPSVGPQEALSEDKEPLNPESSPPTQSPARLAFPEMPGVIADYPTCRSFSTFLSQSSGPGELDSDSQLAEHLGEVDSGIPAAPQQPAPPAALQPEPETWEQILRQSVLQCRAAPGPASAPSSGYREFVQAVKQGGAQDSGLEGFGPCGEAGYKAFSSLLAGSASRPGTSGVEPSSGEGGYKPFQSLTPGCPGAPAPVPVPLFTFGLDVEPPHSPHDSLLPGSTPECPGLEPVVKGEDSQKAPLSPEPATDPLRDDLGNGVVYSALTCHLCGHLKQCHGQEERGKAHVEASPCCGCCRGDGSSPPVSPLRALDAQLGGAPLEASLPPASLAPLGVSEEGKPPLFFQTAPDNAQSSSQTSTVVAMLSPGLTCTDAS